Genomic segment of Sarcophilus harrisii chromosome 4, mSarHar1.11, whole genome shotgun sequence:
GACcaagaactagaagggacctcagaagtcatctggttccttcagttttctcagttataaAGCTCTGACCTCCTGTTAACAGGGTTCtcttaccagaaaaaaaaaatcttggggaCTGGGAGCAAAAAGATGGCAATGAAATAGGGGAGGACAAGTGAAGGGCCTTGACGAATTAGGGGTAGGGATCATTAATGACCCTTTTTCGAAGGCTTACAAAGCAAGAATCTGTTTTGTCGTGGGAAGGGAGACTTAGAGGGAACGTGGAGAAAAGGTAATGTGGAGAAAAAGGTATTAGGGCAGAAGCGTACAAGCACTACTGTGATATAGAGCATTTGCCAGAGAGGGCAGTTTGGGGGCCAAGGAAGGGATCTGTGAGGGGggaaagctaaaaataaaagtgCAGGCACTACCGGAGGGGGGGGTCATGGAAGGTTACATAGAGGGACGCCCGGGGAAGAGGTAAAGGGGATGCTGGCGGGGCCCCACAGGGCATGGTGAAGGGGCTAAAACAGGTAGTCTAGAAAAGGCGCTAGGGAGCAGATGCCATAAAGGAGAATTATGGGAGATGATATAACAGAGCTGTAGTAAGGGGAGTCATGGGGATGCTAGAAGGGGCGCTGTGGCGAAGGGTCTGCGGCTGCTGGAAGGGCGCTGTGGGGAGGGGTCTGCGGCTGCTGGAAGGGCGCtgtggggaggggatggggctACTGGAAGGGGCGCATGAGGCTAGCTGCTATAGGAAAAGGATCTGTAAGGTAGAAGCGACACGGAGGGAAGGCATTATAGAGAAGTGGAAGTGCTAGGAATGCTCTACGGGTCACAGAGGAAGCCTGGGAGGAAGATATTTCTACAGCAGGTTTTGCTGGGAGCTACAGAGGGTTCTAGGGTGGGGCAATGAGGTTTTAGAATAGGCCGGCGCTGGACCGAGTCGGGCTGtggtgggaagggggagggggcttCCTTTTCCGAGGCCCCTCCCCCACCATTCCCCGCTACCTCTTCCACGTTCTCACCTCCTCCGCCATAGTCCTCCCGTCTGCTCGGGCCACGGAAGAAATAGCGTCCTTGAGAACCAACTGCGCAGGCGCCAGCCGCCTTCAGTCCGTGAATGAAAacggaggagaggggaggggacagGAGAGGAGCGGAGGCGGGGGCAATGGAAGAGGGGTGGGGCTGAGCAGGGAGAGGGCGGGGCCCGGAGGAGAGCCAGAATGGGAAATTTGAAATATATCATTGATGATCATCATAAAAGAGATTACCTAGTCCAAAACTCATTTCCCAAATGAAGTAACCGAGGCTTAGAGAGATGGAGTGACGTTGTCCGAGGCCACGAAGCCAGTGCTCTCTTCTTTTCAATACTCAAAAATGCCTCTTTGAGGGGCATCGGATGGAAGTGGAGCCAAGTGGAGCCAGATCAGGAGAACAgctttaaaaagttgttttgagCTCGACTATGGTGAGTTTAGGAGTGAGAGGTAGGGGTGGGGGAAAGTGTTTTGGGGGGGGTGGATTTGGGGAAGAACCTCAAGACCTAGGGTAGCAGAAAGAAATTCTATTGCACGTACTCCTTGGTCCTCCAGCCAATGGTATCCATAGGGAGGGGCGGGGTGGACCCCCAAAGGGTGTCATCAGCCAATGGGAGGGTAGGAAGATAGGTTGCATCCCACAATAGCCAATCCTAGGTCTTGTTTCCAATACAAACCAACCTACCTTTATAACCCAACAGACACCCCTCCCGCCCCACCCTCTCACACACACTACTAAGACTTCCATCCCCACCGCAGCCTTCCCAGCGAATCCACCCAGTCACTCAGATCATCTTGTGGCTGAAGCAGCTATCCCTCAGAAAGCAGGCTTGGCCCTCACCCCCTTTCCTTTTGAGTGGGACAGAGTGAGTCTTACAGGATGAGCAGGCTTGTGTTCTTCATCACAGATgaagattatattattttttccccaaaacctaCCCCTCTTCCAAACTTGCCTGTTACTCTCGAGGCCATCACgatccttccagtcacccaggttCGAAACCTGTGTCATCCTCTAGCCAGGAGAAGTTAGAATATAGTGGAccagatcataaatttagagccagaaggaattttagaggtcacttagtccaatcccttccttttacagatgaggaaactgagacccagagaggtgaagatatttgcccaaaatcacacagggaCTAAGGACTAAAGCTGGAATTGGAACCCAGCTCCTGGAGGCTCTTTGCACCACACCATGGTGTGGGGTGAAAAAGAGCAAGAATAGAGGTCCAGCTTGCAGGTTCCAAACTCtggagaatgaggctgatgagcCACCATCCCAAATGATACATGCCCAAAAGACTGAAATTGAGAGTGGGCCTGAAAAAAACCTAATCAATTTAGCCTCTACTTTGTTTCCTTTGTCTTGGGTTTCCACAGAGCCCTGTAGTCTGGGGTTCAGATACtgggtactatgctaagtgtcTGCTAGAGGCAGACAATGGGGACAGAAGGCCTTGAACTTAAGGTGGGAAATACAAGAAGGAATAAGGGCACTACAGGGAATATATTTCAGGctagactttttctttttggtaattaAACCTGTTTGCTGCTGGCATAGTTCTGCTGCAGGTTTAAAGATGTCTAGGctggggagaagaaaagattcttAGCTTGTGTTAGGTGGTGGTGAGGGGGGGAGGTAAAAAGGAAGGATAAGGGGTTCCAGAACCCCAAGGCACAATCCTAACAGTGATCTCACTGCTGGCACAGGATTCTGGAACTTGGGAACCCTGTTGGGCCCCATTTGAAAGATGTagtagggaaaaggagagagcGGCTGGCGATCGGggcccccccacacacaccctcGGAGAACAGTTCCCCTCTGCTGGTCCCAGGGTGCCATGGAGATGGAGAGCACAGCGGCCTCCACGCGGTTCCACCAGCCTCACATGGAGAGGAAAATGAGCGCGATGACCTGCGAGATCTTCAACGAGCTTAGGCTAGAGGGCAAGCTCTGTGACGTGGTCATCAAGGTCAATGGCTTTGAGTTCAATGCCCACAAGAACATCCTCTGCAGCTGCAGTTCCTACTTTAGGTATTAAACATAGAAGCCCCAATGAGCTGgagtgaaaaagggaaaaggggaccAACCAAAGCATTCTGGGTTGTTTCTATCCCATACTCCTCTCCTGATCTGGGCTCTCTCACTCTTTGACTTATTTGTCCACTGAAGAGGCATCTAACAGCAAGGGGAGACAAACTAGCTTCATTCTGGTTTGAGGGTGACCCCTAAACCACACTGTGACTTTCATCTCCACCCCTCAATTTTCTTCCCAGGCCATGTCCCCCTGCACTAGCCACTTTCTTGTCTTCCCCCCCATCTTGACCCCTTGGTGAACCAAAGGTTCACCAACTCCTGGGGGTCAGGGGTATCATACATACATGTTGGGTTCCCTACTTAAACCAAGATGTCAAAACCACTACTTCAGTCTCCCCAATAGAAAATTCCCTACCCCTTCTCACACAGGGAATCAAGAGGGTAATATGATGGATGATGGAGAAGGTTATCAAGAATTTGGGttcaaaagggaagaagagggagattCTCAGCAGAAGTTTCTGGATTAtttaagaaaagagggagggcAAAAGAAACTAGGGACAGAACACTAACGCAATCAGGCCATATGGAAAACTGTTAAATACTTCCTCTCTATTATTTCAGTCTTCATTATAATAAGAGACCTTGATCTCTTAAACCTACCTTCCctctaaaagaaaaggaaaagaaacaatggGCTTTCCCTCCCTTACCCTTTTTGAAGTTTTAGTTGTATtggcttatttaaaaaattgtcttctgatgtttaattttcatttaataggTGGAATCCAATGGGCTATGGCCATTgttagttttctctctctcctcaaattatcttatattttccATTCAGCATACATGTTGTGTGCCCATTGCAAACTTCTGGAGGGCAgagattgcttcatttttgtcttaataATCCCAGTGCTTAGTATGATGCCTTGCACAgggcaggcacttaataaatgcacgAGTTAAGTTAGGAGgcaaaagacctggattctagtTTTAAGTCAGAGAGGTCCACCTTTCTAACTATAGTAAACTACTTAACCCCTCTAGTTTGTTTCTCCAACATTGAAATGACGATAAAATCTATGTTAGAACAGTATTGAAAGTTCTTTGAAAGAAATCCAAAGGAAACTATTTATACCCTCCTGCTCTATTTTTAAAGcaccttccctcttcctctatGTCCTCCCTTTAACCCCATGCCATAAGTTTGATCTATTTATAGCAAGCTTCCCATCTCACTGTTTTAAGTAGTATCCCAAACTTTCCCCTcattggagaaaagaggaagacatGGAGAGACTGGAGAGAGATACCATTTTCTGTGGCTactgttggtttttttgttttttccagagcTTTGTTTACAAGTGGCTGGAACAACACAGAAAAGAAAGTGTACAACATTCCTGGTATTTCTCCTGATATGATGAAGTTAATTATTGAATATGCCTACACCCGGACTGTCCCCATCACCCCAGACAATGTAGAGAAGCTGCTAGCTGCAGCGGATCAGTTCAACATCATGGGCATTGTCCGGGGTTGCTGTGAGTTCCTCAAATCAGAGTTGTGTTTGGATAACTGTATCGGCATCTGCAAATTCACAGACTACTACTACTGCCCAGAGTTAAGGCAAAAGGCATACATGTTCATTCTTCACAACTTTGAGGAGATGGTCAAGGTCTCCGCAGAGTTTTTAGAGCTCTCAGTCACTGAGCTTAAGGACATCATTGAGAAAGACGAGCTCAACGTCAAGCAGGAAGATGCTGTCTTTGAAGCAATTTTAAAGTGGATTTCCCATGACCCCCAAAATAGGAAGCAACATATTTCAGTTTTGCTACCCAAGGTCAAGTTTAATTATTACTTTTAGATTTTCTTAACTACTCTCTTAGTTCCTTTATTCCAGGAGTTTCCCCAAGATCTATCCAGATATACAAAATAGTTGAATGCCAGCAGTATAAATGTTGCATGATCTGTATGTGATAATTCACCCAGCGCTACTTGTTCTACTGTTTATGAGAGATTTAATTTTCCCCTTGGGATGGTCATTATTTGACTGCTCTCTACTCTATTTTTCACTCCAGACACACATTGATATATAAACTTCATAATCCTAGAAACCTCTGCTGGAAAAAGAGGATGTGAGGTCAACACTGAAGACCCATTAAAATAAGTGCTAGTTTTTGAGTCAAAGTACTGTGCACATCAGGTCATATATTTACAGGTTGAATTGATACTCTAAGCTATGACATAGTGGGAAAAACACTGGACATGGGAGTCAAGATAAACCTGGATTTGAGTGCTGATTCTGACCCTTGCTCTGGTCAAATAATTCAAATTCCTTGAGCttcagtttatctgtaaaataatacttGCATtttctacttcacagggttgtcaCAGGGAAAGTGCTCTATAAATCCTAAAAGTGCTATATAGTGAGCTATTACTATAGAAAATTTTAAGAGAGCAAATCACTAATTTTCTGGGATGGTTCTATAGTCTTGCTTAAGGACAGAAAAATTCTTGGGGCACCCAGTTCTATCTTGGCATGCAAATTTATGCCCAATTACAAAGTAATTCATGAGTtatcaggtttaaaaaaaaaaaaaaaaaaaaaaccctgtagtGATTCAATATAAGGCATTTTTAGTAATTATAGTTAGGGAGGTAGCTTGAGTATTCTTGCCTCACCTaaatggtaaatttttttttttaggttcgCCTGGCCCTGATGCATGCCGAGTATTTCATGAACAATGTTAAAATGAATGACTATGTGAAAGACAGTGAAGAGTGCAAGCCGGTCATTATTAATGCCCTAAAGGCCATGTATGACCTAAACATGAATGGACCCTCCAACTCTGACTTCACCAACCCCCTCACCCGGCCCCGTCTGCCCTATGCCATCTTGTTTGCAATTGGTGGCTGGAGTGGTGGGAGCCCCACCAATGCTATTGAAGCATATGATGCCCGGGCAGACAGGTGGGTGAACGTCACTTGTGAGGAGGAGAGCCCTCGTGCCTACCATGGGGCAGCATACTTGAAAGGCTATGTTTATATCATTGGCGGGTTTGACAGCGTGGACTATTTCAACAGTGTCAAGCGATTTGACCCAGTCAAGAAAACTTGGCACCAAGTTGCCCCAATGCACTCAAGACGTTGCTATGTCAGTGTGACTGTCCTCAGCAACTTCATTTATGCCATGGGGGGATTTGATGGCTATGTGCGTCTCAACACGGCTGAACGGTATGAGCCAGAGACTAATCAATGGACCCTCATCGCCCCCATGCACGAACAGAGAAGTGATGCAAGTGCCACAACCCTGTATGGAAAGGTAAAGAACAGGGGTGTATGGAATCTTTTCCTGCTATCCCACAGGCTTGGCAACAAAGACAAAACCTTGATATTAAAACTGGCCTTTCTAGCCCAAACTTTACTGCCCAAACTCCCTTTATCCTGATGGGGAACAGAAAATATGGCTAAAACATGCTCTAATggtttaattaataattatctttttttattaaatttttcagtACTGACTGCACACAAAGCAATATAGAAGCTTTCTGCAGTCTGGCAATGGTGTCAAGGGTCAGTGAAATTGTAAAAAGGTGAGAAGTGGGATGAATAAAAAACAGGGGCTAGGTAATTCATACACAGTCTAGATGCTCAGCCCCTGAAAAAGAGTGGActagtaatattaaaaaatattaatggagTAAAATATAACTTTCAGTAAATAGAAGTAAATCAGCTGGCTATAGAAGGCTTATTATGCCTTTTCCCAAAAACTAATTGGAATAGCACttaatattttgttcaatatgaaaacatttctgacccatttttattttatattttagagattttGTATATTCCTCTCAGCACTTTAATTGAGTACTGACATATAACAAGCCtcaataaagttatttaaatagttcaaaaacaaaactaacaacGCAAACCTTGGCACTGAAACTTTGGCATTATCCCAGTGAAATGGGTTTAAAGTGCCTGTGGAGAAAAGCTCagtgtggaaaaggaaaaagaagaaattaactaTGCAGGAACCCAAGTTGGATGAAAAACAAGACAAATAGAATgggtaataaaaattaatttatgccTTTTCCCATTGGAATTGAAAGCCTCTAGAATAAGCTACACCATGAGAAATCGTGTACTCGGGGAATATTTAAGCACAGACTATTTTCTCTCAGTGGGATGACTTAAATGAATTCTTGCCCCACAAGTAAGGACATGGGTGAGCTGATGTTGAAGCCCAGGATTTTAAGATGTACAGCATTGTCTTCATGGTAGAGTATTCTTTACTCCAAATGACTGTAATCGTCACTACAGGTAATTCTGTTTAAATAGGTCTACATATGTGGTGGATTTAACGGAAATGAATGCCTGTTTACAGCAGAAGTATACAATACTGAGAGTAATCAGTGGACTGTCATAGCACCCATGAGAAGCAGAAGGAGCGGAATAGGAGTAATAGCTTATGGAGAACACGTATATGCGGTAAGAAGACAGCTTGGTTAGTCTATCAACAACCATGTTAAGTTTAAAATCTAGCCCCACATTTTCCTATCATTTAAATGACCTAGCCTCGCAAGCTGGTTCTTAATAGAAGGGAAATATTCTATTAGGAGGTAATGGAGGTAGATGAATAATCAATAGGACAGGAGTGGCTAAGTCTACGTGTAATAAGCCActcttttccagctcttttaaaaaacagaagcaaTGGTTACCAACCATTATTTCCTTGCTTGTCTACAGGTAGGCGGCTTTGATGGAGCTAATCGACTTAGGAGTGCAGAAGCCTACAGCCCTGTGGCCAACACATGGCGCACAATCCCCACCATGTTTAATCCTCGTAGCAATTTTGGCATCGAAGTGGTGGATGACCTCTTATTTGTGGTGGGGGGTTTCAATGGCTTCACCACTACATTTAATGTTGAGTGCTATGATGAAAAGACTGATGAATGGTATGATGCTCATGACATGAGTATATACCGCAGTGCTCTGAGCTGCTGTGTGGTACCAGGGCTAGCCAATGTCGGGGAATATGCAGCTAGACGGGACAACTTCACAGGATTAGCACTGCGAGATGAAGTAAAGTATTCTGCTTCGACAAGTACCCTACCTGTATGAGCCTCTTCATTTAGCTAATAAAAAGTCTAAGCAATaagtattaattctttttttaaataaatgcagtGCTTAAACTTGGAAGAGTATTGGAAAATGTTCCACTTGAGGGAGCCAGGGGTAGGGATGAaagggatgggagggaaaagggCAATTATATTTAGCAATTTACACCAGAAAACGCAGTATGAAACAGACCTAAAGAAATAagtttatttaattaaaacagTTACATTGAAACAATTAGTGGGATAGCTTAACATAGAATAACAGATATTTTACAATATTCAGTCTCATATAGCCCTAAACACTATGTAATTCTAACTAAAAGGGagaggtcatttaaaaaaaaaaaaaaaaaaaagatctttgcaGTAGAATAGGGGACATCAATACTGTAAAGTCCAAGAAATTAACCTTATCTATTCATAAATGTCAACAAGCCCTAGGTACACAGATCAGTATGAGACTATTTAAACATCTAACAAGGTATactttttaaatatgtatgtaacAAAATAGGATTAAGTTCTGTATAAGACTACTGTGATATTCATACTTTTACTTAAGCTATTTATATTAGATGAACTcactatagcaaaaaaaaaaataaaataaaataaaataacttcaaaaCTTAAGTACTACAAAGGCATTCTCAACAAAGTGCAATAATCGTGGATATCAAATTGAATCTTCCACAGTAAAGTAATAATCACTATAGTATTCTAAAGTGGTTTAGCTGTATTATATTACTTACTGTAGAACAGCTCTGTGTCCAGACCCATGGTCTGCAGTAAGCATTACATAGTGGTAAAGACAAATTTCTAGAAATAATCATTGGTAACTGacaaaaaaggtttgttttttacATACCTACAAAGCACCAAAATAGGAGTGTGTTCACAAGAGTTTAACAGAGTGCTGTGTCAAAAAGCTTGATGTGTTAACAAAAAGTGTAAACAGACTCTCAAATatccaagaataaaaaaaaaaagcaaaaactgtaGCACCCCACAAGCACCATTTAGTCTAGAATAGGCAGAGATCACACCTTGCTTCACAATCTCTTACACTTTAAAATACACATGAAGCACATTTTGGTGATATAATTCACAAGCAGCTTTTTCTCTTACAAATGTGGCTAACCTCACATTTATTGAGCTAAATTTAGGGACAgcacaaataaaatttaagtcCCTTTAGTTAAGCCTATTTAGACAAAAGCATCTATGAAGGCACAAGTCCACTGTGCCTAACAAAACTTATTACTATTAGAGAACCGAAACAATATTTGGAGTGTTCTAGATACATGTTAGTCAAGACATACATGGAGAAAAAGTGCCCTGGAAACTACTGTCTCACAAACAAGAAGAGGTTTAAAACCCTtcaatatcaattttatttttctaatcccAAACCTCTACCCTATCTAGTCaagctgggttttttttggtcCAACAAATGCCATATAAACCTAGCTGATcaataaaaaaaaccctccaaatcaATAAAGCTTTAAAAGTATTGAGCAAAAGATTTCATTTGGCAGAATAAAAAAATCAGCATAAGTTGATTATTTTGTTGAAATGCATAACACTCACCATGCACAATGAATAACTGCAAGTGAGAATGTGTCACACACTAAGCTCATGGCTGACATTCACAAGACAAATTACTACAAATTTAACTTTGCTTTTTAATCATAACCTAGAAGGAACATGCAATTATAAATGACCTCACAAAAGATAGTCATTGACCTTTTGGCATAATTAGCCAAAATACTCGGCTTCACTTTACGCTGAGTATTTAATTTTAGGTGCTTAATCAACAAACGTGAAATCTATTACATTTCAGTAAAAATATAGGAAGTAAGAACATTCTTTTTACCCACTATCATATCAGTTCTTGATCATTTTGTCTACTgcatttcaaaatgaatttaagtttcttTTAGTCTAAGATTTCTGAATGTCAGCCTTGAACAGATATAAGGGAATTTGGTTTCTCTCTTAACTGGTTAGTCACAATATTCAGCAACACAAACTAATGTCAAAAATAACAAATGTGATTTCATATCTGAATATTAGAAGCTAAATgcaagagtcaggaaaacctgcaCACACCATGCAAATGAAGGACTTACCCTTCCTTTTAGCCGGAGCCTAGGCTGCCTACCTGCTAAATTGGAAAATGACAGttttaattcaaatgaaaaatttgttACAAGAACTAGAAgcctaatttttaaaacattatttaaatgtgGATGACATTCTTCCTTACAAgtaatcctatgatttttttgCAAGGCTTGAGATAAATTGGTCACTCCAATATCACAAATAAAAGGCCTATACCTTTCTAAAGAAGTtagcagaagaaaaaataatttgaatttttaaaaatcaagtaaagaGAACTTAGTAATAAGCTAGGTCTTGTCTATTCAACAACAGTTAGAGACCTAATGTAATGCAACACTCTTTAACAGCAGACACCTTCCACAGACCAAGCCAAATTTTAATTGTAGTTTATCAGAATGCATGCTACTCTTTACAAGTCTACAGTCTTCCCCAAAATCATtacataaaagttatgtttaaattacatttatgtttatatttaactGAAATCAGATTTGGTTTCAATGACCCTAATCTGGAAATtgctttgaaatttaaaataactggacaCCCCACATTTCTAGCTGTGctcttttcttttaacatttaaatattcaCATACCTAAGTAAAGATAACTGGTTTTACTGAACCATATGGTGTACTGGAAAAACACTGCAATTGATGGTAAACTTGTATAAGGTGTTATTGGCTAACAACCGTCTTTTTGGCAGCTTTTGACTTCATGGATCACTGCTGATCTGAAATGTAGACTACGAAACTGCAGTCTTCCAGACGCAAAAATGACATTCTCTGAGAAGAAAGAGTGCACTGGATCACTGACTTAACCACTAGCCTGATACCACAATGGAAACTAAACCTGTTCTATTAATCAGTAAGAGACCAACCTGAGTACTATTCTGCATAAAGGGAGTTTTATTTTAGAGAATAAGAtagtgaataaaaaaatttttaaaagacaggaaaagtaaagaaagtaataaagaatataaaatttttaaatgagctaTAGTGACAAtttcaaaaggtcaaaaattaTGTACTCAAATTTGGTATTTTAGGCTCAGATAACATTTTCTCTCAGTCTGTGGCAACAGGTTAAATGAAGATTAGGAAAGTTGGGAACAGGTTAAGGCCTTTCTTTaattatagtttaaaattttacttcccatttaaagaaaaaaaaatacagtatatACCTCTTAGGAATgatttggggaggaaaaaaacaatttgcaCAACAGAGAATCAGGATTGAAGGCATTATGTGTTGATTGTCACAGGCATATTTACATTATCAAACTTGCTCTAAACTACGGCTTGAAACCTCCGAAAATGTAAGTTCTTCAACTTTTCAAATGCCTTTGATTTTGAGtgtcatgaaatatttttttcagtttatacCAACTTGTATTCTTTCCAAAGAAATCTACTCCATGTATAGAACATTCTCTGTATGTACATAGCTAAGAAAACAGAATAACTGACTTTTTGCCAGCTGCTTTCACCAAATTAGAGTGAATTTAAGTCTATGATAGTTgccaaacaaattttaaaagttcaaaaaaaatgtattttatatatgtgtgaattTTCTACCAATAACCCCTATTATAAGTAAACATGGTAGTGTtgataaatacatataaagtatCTGCCATAGAAACATCCTGAAGTCATTTCACTGAAAAATTGtgctttccctttaaaatttcaGTCTGCCCAACTATTGCACGTGCCTCCTCCATAAGAGAACTAAGTGCATAGACACCAATCTTCCCTTCAAATTTAACCGTTCAGGAAAAGATTAAAAGTAACATAAGAAAAGTGCAAATAAAACTGGTGCTTAAAAGCACGTTCAACAGTAAGTCCttaagacaaaggaacttgggaTGTAGAAAACAGTCAAATGATGGACATTTGATTTTCCTCACACAGTAAAATCTCTCCTAAAGGTCTTTATTTGACCTGGCTTCTATATGATTTcaaggagaaggaaaacaaactatCCAAAAGGCTCACATTACCCCTCTATTTTCTTTGAGTTTCCCATTCTTCGATATTTATAAGTACAATTTATTTATACGGGATAAAACAATCTACCAATTCAGATACAAATCTGAGTTGCCAACATACTACTTTTTTTCAAGTAATATGTTAAGACTGTATGTGTTCAGCTTCATTGAGATGGGTGTTACTGTGTACAGGAACCAAGACCTAGCATTCAATCTGAGAGCGTGGCATCCTCCGCAAACTTAGTGCATGTCGATGTATTTCTTGCATCTGTCGTATTCTGTCCTTCTGCCACATTAAATTCTGGGGCATGGGGTATCTCTGGCTACCATGCAGGCACCTGTAGGGGATTCTCACATGGCAAGCAGTTGCCCTGCAACGTGGTTGTGGCATGGGAGGAAGGAGCATCCACCGCTTTCTCTCAGCACAATAACGATAGGCTTCTTTTCGATATTGCTTGTCAATATCATCACTATTTTTCCAGCCTCCAATGATGAAAACATCATCTTTGTAATAGCAAATTGCTGCTCCTTCTATGCTAAGGACTTCTGGAGGCAAGCTTTCAAGAATCTCATCAGATACTCGGCCAgagatttttctctttgcctcttcatTATCTAGAGGATAACTCTTTGGACAGCATGAGGCTGTGTGGTAAAAGTTTGTACTGGCCACAGACATCTGGAAAAAGCAGTAATTGTCAATAAGTGGCAAGGAATCCACATCTTGCCACTGCCGAGTCTCTGTGTCATAGCGGGTAATAATGGCCCTTAATCCATCTTCACTGTCACTGTCCACAGGGGTACGGGCAGCAATATACACAAATCTTTCTTCTATAGTGACTGCTTTGAC
This window contains:
- the KLHL10 gene encoding kelch-like protein 10 isoform X2 — protein: MEMESTAASTRFHQPHMERKMSAMTCEIFNELRLEGKLCDVVIKVNGFEFNAHKNILCSCSSYFRALFTSGWNNTEKKVYNIPGISPDMMKLIIEYAYTRTVPITPDNVEKLLAAADQFNIMGIVRGCCEFLKSELCLDNCIGICKFTDYYYCPELRQKAYMFILHNFEEMVKVSAEFLELSVTELKDIIEKDELNVKQEDAVFEAILKWISHDPQNRKQHISVLLPKVRLALMHAEYFMNNVKMNDYVKDSEECKPVIINALKAMYDLNMNGPSNSDFTNPLTRPRLPYAILFAIGGWSGGSPTNAIEAYDARADRWVNVTCEEESPRAYHGAAYLKGYVYIIGGFDSVDYFNSVKRFDPVKKTWHQVAPMHSRRCYVSVTVLSNFIYAMGGFDGYVRLNTAERYEPETNQWTLIAPMHEQRSDASATTLYGKVYICGGFNGNECLFTAEVYNTESNQWTVIAPMRSRRSGIGVIAYGEHVYALLTSWITADLKCRLRNCSLPDAKMTFSEKKECTGSLT
- the KLHL10 gene encoding kelch-like protein 10 isoform X1 — its product is MEMESTAASTRFHQPHMERKMSAMTCEIFNELRLEGKLCDVVIKVNGFEFNAHKNILCSCSSYFRALFTSGWNNTEKKVYNIPGISPDMMKLIIEYAYTRTVPITPDNVEKLLAAADQFNIMGIVRGCCEFLKSELCLDNCIGICKFTDYYYCPELRQKAYMFILHNFEEMVKVSAEFLELSVTELKDIIEKDELNVKQEDAVFEAILKWISHDPQNRKQHISVLLPKVRLALMHAEYFMNNVKMNDYVKDSEECKPVIINALKAMYDLNMNGPSNSDFTNPLTRPRLPYAILFAIGGWSGGSPTNAIEAYDARADRWVNVTCEEESPRAYHGAAYLKGYVYIIGGFDSVDYFNSVKRFDPVKKTWHQVAPMHSRRCYVSVTVLSNFIYAMGGFDGYVRLNTAERYEPETNQWTLIAPMHEQRSDASATTLYGKVYICGGFNGNECLFTAEVYNTESNQWTVIAPMRSRRSGIGVIAYGEHVYAVGGFDGANRLRSAEAYSPVANTWRTIPTMFNPRSNFGIEVVDDLLFVVGGFNGFTTTFNVECYDEKTDEWYDAHDMSIYRSALSCCVVPGLANVGEYAARRDNFTGLALRDEVKYSASTSTLPV
- the KLHL10 gene encoding kelch-like protein 10 isoform X3, with the protein product MMKLIIEYAYTRTVPITPDNVEKLLAAADQFNIMGIVRGCCEFLKSELCLDNCIGICKFTDYYYCPELRQKAYMFILHNFEEMVKVSAEFLELSVTELKDIIEKDELNVKQEDAVFEAILKWISHDPQNRKQHISVLLPKVRLALMHAEYFMNNVKMNDYVKDSEECKPVIINALKAMYDLNMNGPSNSDFTNPLTRPRLPYAILFAIGGWSGGSPTNAIEAYDARADRWVNVTCEEESPRAYHGAAYLKGYVYIIGGFDSVDYFNSVKRFDPVKKTWHQVAPMHSRRCYVSVTVLSNFIYAMGGFDGYVRLNTAERYEPETNQWTLIAPMHEQRSDASATTLYGKVYICGGFNGNECLFTAEVYNTESNQWTVIAPMRSRRSGIGVIAYGEHVYAVGGFDGANRLRSAEAYSPVANTWRTIPTMFNPRSNFGIEVVDDLLFVVGGFNGFTTTFNVECYDEKTDEWYDAHDMSIYRSALSCCVVPGLANVGEYAARRDNFTGLALRDEVKYSASTSTLPV